The following nucleotide sequence is from Halobaculum sp. MBLA0147.
GCACCCGCGCCAGCGGTTCGAAGTCGGTGACGTTGGAGGCACGTGGGAGTCGCGGGACGCCAACGCGGAGTGCGTCCGCGTCAGACACCTCGTCGTCGTCCCCGACGACGGCTCGTTCGCCCTGCGGCGGGAGCGAGACGCTGTCCTCCTCGGGCAGTCCGGGGTCGTCGTAGGGCAACACCCCGAGGACGGGCACGTCCGTCAGCCGCTCCAGTTCCTCGACGCCGGGGGCCAGCAGCGAGCGGTCCCCGCGGAACTTCGTGATCACACACCCACGGACTCGCTCGCGGAGGGCCGCGGGCATCAACTCCAACGTGCCGTAGAGGCTGGCGAACACGCCGCCGCGTTCGATGTCGCCGACGACGAGCACGTCGGCGTCCGCGAACCGTGCCGCCTCGACGTTCGCCAGGTCGCGGTCGTGGAGGTTGACCTCCGCCGCGCTCCCAGCTCCCTCTGCGACGATCACGTCCGCGTCTGCGGCGAGTCGATCGTGGGCTGCCGCGGCGGCCTCGCGGGCCCGGTCCCAGTGCTCGTCGTAGTACGTGCCGGCCTCGTAGTGGCCGACGGCGGTGCCGTCGACGATCAGTTGACTCTCGCCGTCGCCGCTCGGTTTGAGCAACACCGGGTTGTGGTCCGTCGACGGCGCGGTACGAGCCGCCCGGGCTTGGACGTACTGGGAGACGCCCACCTCGCCCCACTCGCCGTCGGGTGTCGCGGCGACGCGGGCGTTGTTGCTCATGTTCTGGGCTTTGAACGGCGCCACGTCGTAGCCCGCGTCCGCCAGCCGGCGGCAGAGTCCGGCGACGACGGTGCTCTTGCCGACGTGACTCGCCGTCCCGACGACGAGGATCGTCTCGGTCACCTCTCCCGTGACCCCCCGGATCGTTCTGTGCTCGACGGTGGCGCTCGGGACCGCTCGTCTGCCCTCTGCGGCTCCCGCGACCGCTCACCCTCCGCCCACGCCGCGACACGGTCACAGAACGTGTCGAAGGCGCCGGACTCGGCGTGGACGTGTGTGTACGTCCCGAGCGTCCGGTACTCCGTCAGCCCCTCGCGGCCGTCGGCGATCCCGTCGCCGCGCGTCACTTCGAACGCGAACCGCGCGTCGCTCGCCACGTCGGCCGTCGAGTAATGGAACTCGTGGCCGCGAACCGTCTCCCCGCTCGCGGCCGTGAGCGTCCGGTCCGTCGCACTGAGTTCGACGTGATCCAGCGCCTGGTACCGGTCACACATCCGCACGTCCGCCGGGAGCACGCCCGCCATCTCGTGGGTCTCCCCCTCCGCCGTCGTCAACGTCTCTACCAGCGCCATCAGGCCGCCACACTCGCCGAGAACGGGGAGTCTGTCGGCGGCCCGCTCCGCCAACGTCGCCAGCGCCGGACTCTCGGCGAGCGCCGCGGCGTGGAGTTCGGGGTAGCCACCCGGGAGGTAGACGCCGTCACACGGCGGGAGCTCGTCGCCCGCGGCGGGGGAGAACGGCACCACCGTCGCACGCGCTCGGAGTCGGTCGAGCGTCGAGGGGTAC
It contains:
- a CDS encoding cobyric acid synthase, translating into MTETILVVGTASHVGKSTVVAGLCRRLADAGYDVAPFKAQNMSNNARVAATPDGEWGEVGVSQYVQARAARTAPSTDHNPVLLKPSGDGESQLIVDGTAVGHYEAGTYYDEHWDRAREAAAAAHDRLAADADVIVAEGAGSAAEVNLHDRDLANVEAARFADADVLVVGDIERGGVFASLYGTLELMPAALRERVRGCVITKFRGDRSLLAPGVEELERLTDVPVLGVLPYDDPGLPEEDSVSLPPQGERAVVGDDDEVSDADALRVGVPRLPRASNVTDFEPLARVPGVRVVYLPADAALDAFDGIVLPGSKNTVDDLRTLRAAGVGERLRAFDGPIVGVCGGYQMLGERIENAHVEGAETEGPVDGFGLLPVRTTFSREKRVERTTVPASGAGPLAGLDAAVAGYEIHMGDTEPLDAAAVERPLGPQSAVAGDVLGTYLHGLFENEGVRRAFRRALARGRDGARSSDGHTGDGGHEATRSPYDDAAELVSEIDLWLDGV